TATCTGGCGCTGTCCCTCTGGTACTGGCTCGTCGTGGCGCTGACGCTCGAAGGGCAGGATGACCTTCGCGAACTCAAGTTGCCTTTCTATATCGCTTTTAGCTTGCTGGGCGTTATGGTCTGCGCCTTGCACCTGAAGGCACGCTTTGCCGACTTCCTGCTGCTGTGCGGCCTGCTCGGAGGGCTAGGGGCTGGCTGGTCATGGATCGACTTCTACTGGGTTGAGGGCCATCGCTATGGCGAGCGGGTGGTGTCGATGGGGCTGTGGCGGGTCATTATTCCAGCGGCACAAGCCTGCGGCGCACTGGTGATCCTGACCGCCATGCTGGGGCTGACGGGTAAGCGCAAGCCGTGGGAGCTTTGCGCGGTCCTGCTGGCCTTGTCCTGCTATGGTTTGTTCTTGTATTTCAACCAGAGTCGCTGGGTCTGGCTGTGTCTGGCGATGGCCTTCGTCGGCGGCAGTATTCTCTCTCGCCATCGCGCCTTGTATGTGATGGCCCTGGTCTCTATCGCGCTGCTGGTTATCGTGCTCTTGCTCAAACCCTCGTTCCTGTTAAACCGGGGTTTGTCGTACCGACCCGAGCTATGGTCGGAAGGGTTCAATCTGCTGCTCTCGAACTGGGAGCATGGCTTGGGCTTCGAGGAGTACTGGGTCAAGGCCGCTACGCTTAACTTCAGCTCCCGCCATCCGCACAACATGTTCCTCGACGTTGGTATCCGTTTCGGGCTGCCGGGCTTGCTGCTGTGGGCGGGGCTCTGGCTATGGGCCGGATGGCGAGCGTTCAGAGCGCGTCACACCGCCCATGGCGGTGCGCTCGTCACCCTTTGGTTATACTCGGGTCTGGTGGTGCTAACGGACGGTACGGCACCTTGGGTGAAGCCTGAGCCGATCTGGTTCGTGACGTGGTTGCCTATCGCGTTGGCGCTGGCGAGCAATCTGCGGGCCAGCTCTGCCGAGCAGTCTCCGGCGCCCTAGCGCCATTAGCGTGTGGCGTCGGCCACGAGCTGTTGCTCGTATGCCTGCAGCAGGAGCTGCCAGGGAAAGTCTTCGATGTGGTTGCGCCTCAGGTAGCCTCTGAGGTGTTCCAGGTTGCGTCGCGCCAACCGGCTGCTCAGCGGCCCGCGCTTGAAGCGCATGTCCAGGAAGTCGATCAGGCCGAAGCCGCCTTCGGGCAGTTGCAGGATATTGCCCAAGTGCAGCGAGCGGAAGTAGATGCCCCGCCGGTGTAAACGGTAGATGAATTGGGCCAGGGCCGGTAGCAGGGCGTCGAACTCCTTGCGTTGCTCGCGGTACAGCTGGTCCAGCGAACGCCCAGTCAAGGGCGAATAGAGGCAGGCGCTGATCGCGTGGTCGCGATCGAGCCACAGGCATTCGCTGATCTTGGGGGTTGCGATCTGGCACCCGCCCAATCGCTCGGCGTTGCTGGCGAAGCGCTGCGCAGCAGGGCGTAGGCGAGCAAACCACAGGCGACGGCGCGGCCGGAAGATCTTCAGCAGGCGCCCATCCGGCTGGCGCAGTACCTTGGGGCCCCGACCGTCCTGCTCTAGCACCGCGCCCTGCTCGAGCCACTGCTGTAATTCGTTCGCTGGTATAATCCGCATCAACTTTCTCTGAATATTTTGGGATCGAGAGTGGCCAATTCTAACCGGCAATCGGATCTTCGCATCTATCTGCGGTTGCTGCGGTTGCTGCGGTTGCTGCGGTTGCTGCGGTTGCTGCGGTATGTCAGGCCGTATATGGGTGTTTTCCTGTTCAGTATTATGGGTTTTTTGATCTTCGCTGCGACCCAGCCGATGCTGGGCGACATCCTCAAGTACTTCGTCTACGGCCTATCGAATCCCGGGGCTAGCTTTTTCGCTGGCGTCTCTTATCTGTCGGAGATTCCCTTTCTCGTCCACCTGAAACTGCTGCAAACGGTGCCGCTGCTAATCGTGTTGATCGCACTATGGCAAGGCATTGGCTCGTATTTAGGTAATTATTTCCTGGCCAAGGTTTCGCTGGGGTTGGTGCATGATCTGCGCGTGGCGCTGTTCGGCAAGCTCCTCGTTCTGCCCAATCGATATTTCGACAATCACAATTCCGGGCACCTGATTTCGCGTATCACCGTAACCATGGTCACCGGTGCGGCCACTGATGCGATCAAGGTAGTGATTCGTGAAGGTATGACGGTGGTAGATCTAGGTAGCTATGGGCGACGTGACTCATGTCGCATCCGAGACCATTCAGGGATACCGCGTCGTGCTTAGTTTTGGTGGCGAGCCTTACGAGTTGGAGCGTTTTTGGTCTGCCTCCAACGACAACACCCTCAAACAGTTACGTATGACCAAGACAGGAGCCGTCTATACGCCAATGCTGCAATTGGTAATCTTTAGCTCCATGGCGATACTCATGTTCCTGTTCATGCGCGGCGATGCTTCTGCGGGCGACCTGGTGGCCTATATCACTCTGGCCGGTTTGTTGCCTAAGCCTATTCGTCAGTTATCCGAGGTGAGCTCTACCATACAAAAGGGGTTGGCTGGTGCCGAGGGTATCTTTCAACAGCTCGATGAGATGCCGGAGGTTGATCGCGGAATGCAGGAACGCGAGCGCGTCAGAGGGCGTCTGGAGGTGCGCGACTTGAGTTTCAGCTATCCGGGGTCGGAAAAGCCGGTACTGCTATACGTCTCGTTCATCGCCGAGCCAGGGCAGATCGTAGCGCTGGTCGGCCGTTCCGGTGGTAGCAAATCGACCCTGGCGAATCTGATTCCGCGTTTCTATCACCATGAGCAGGGAACTATTTTGCTCGATGGGCTGGATGTCGAGGGATACACCTTGCGCAACCTGCGTCGTCATATTGCCTTGGTCACCCAGCACTTCACTCTGTTCAACGACACGGTGCGCAACAACATTGCCTACGGCGATCTGACTGGTGCTCCACGGGAAGCAGTACAGCAGGCCGCCCGCAATGCCTATGCCGCCGAGTTCATTGAGAAGATGCCGCAGGGTTACAACACCTTATTCGGTGAGAACGGAGTGTTACTCTCTGGCGGTCAGCGCCAGCGCTTGGCCATCGCCCGCGCATTGCTCAAGGATGCACTGCTGCTGACTCTCGACGAGGCCACCTCCGCGCTGGACACCGAGTCCGAGCGGCATATCCAGGCCGCGTTGGATCGGGTGACGCAGGGCTGCACCACCTTAGTAATCGCTCGCCGCCTGACCACCAACGAGAAGGCTGACCTGATTCTGGTAATGGACCAAGGGCAGGTCGTGGAGCTTGGTAGTTATGCCGAGTTGCTGGGGCAAAACGAATACTACACGCGCTTGCACGCGAGGCAGTTCGACGAGGGGGGCGAAATCGTCGCCACCCAGCAGGGCCTCTGATGCTGAGTCACCTGCGAAGCTGGCGCGAGCGTGGCTGGGTACCCATCGCTGTTGACGATTACGCCGCGGCCTGGGCCCGTTTTGGTGGCAGCGTCATCACCCATCCACAGGTCGTTCAGCGGTTGGCCGGGTTGGCCGGAATTCCGGTGCGCTATTTGGGCCACTTCATCGATGGCGAACTCAAAGCTGCCATACCGACCTGGGGGCGCCACCTAGCGTTGTCACGCGATGTGCTCAAGCGTCAGGGGCGAGGCGACTTTTTCGATCTGGGCAATGCCGAGGTGATATTGCCGGTCGCCCCAAGAACCATGGCTCCGGTTCGCCAGCGCATGCGTTATGTGACTACCCTGCATGAAGGCGGGGTATCGACACTGCGCAAACAGCGGGAAGAGTTGGCCCTGGCGCGCCAGCCGGAGGAATACGGCAAGAAATTCCGCTACAACCAGCGGCGCGAGTTGCGAATTCTGGAAGGGGCGGGGGGTGAAATCCTGCCGGTTTCGGGCCTGTCGCCCGATGCCCTGGCTGCCATCTACACGGAACTGTTCGAAAAAAGATGGGGCTTCGATGTTCCCGGCAAACAGCATCTTTGCGAAGTGTTCGAAGCACTGAAGGATTTTCTCTGGGGCAATTATCTGCAGCTCGACGGCAAACCCGTAGCCGTTCAGGTTCTGTACAGGGTCGAATCGCCAGACTGGATCAGCATCGAATATATCAACGGTGGAGTCGATCCAGCCTCTCGTGATTTCAGCCCCGGCAGTGTGCTCACCTTTATCAATACCCAGTCCGCATGGGAAGATGCGCGCCTGCGAGGAAAGCCGCTGCGCTACTCGTTCGGCAGAGCGGATGTTGAATACAAGGATCGTTGGTGTAATCGCCAGCCTGTTTTTCGGGTGTAAGTGAATGGAAGCACGCAAGCAGCAGTTGGTACGCCGGCATCGGCGTAACAAGCGCATTCTTATGGTCGTGGCACTGCCGATTTTGGTGGCGCTTGACTGGTTCGGTTCGTGGGGAACGGCGCCGGTCGTCCTGGTGCTGGCCTGGATCGCCCACGAAGCCTGGTTTTCCGATCACCTTTTCTACTCGCCCCGTGACGACTACCGGCACGCCTTTGCGCCAGAGAGCCTCAGCCTCTCGGTGCTGCTCGACCGTGGCGGGCAAATGTCCCCACACGCGGGCTCGTGGCCTGAGAGTGCCGACACGCTGGTACTGGCCGTGCATATTCGCAGCAGTTGGCTGGGTCGCTGTCTCGACCCTCATGTGCTAATCGGCGAGGGCGAGGATCTTGATCGACAGGATTTCGAACGGGGCGTCGACGGTGTGCGCTTTCTCAACCTTTCGGGATTGCTGCCATTGCTGCGCAGTGGGCAATTGAAGCTGCGCGGGCGCTTCTGCAAACTGGGGCGCGAGGTAACCCTGTATTGCTTCAGTAACCCGGATTACTCGCGCCGTCGCGTAATGGTGCTCGCGCCCCATGCAGACGATGCCGAATTGGCTGCCTTTGGGCTTTACAGCCGCAGTAGCGAGGTGTCCATTGTTACCTTGACCCAAGGTGAGATCGAGGCCGACTTCTACCGCCGTCTTGGCCTCAGCGACGCCGCTGCCGCTCGCCTGAAGGGACGCTTGCGCAGCTGGAGCAGTCAGACGGTACCCCTGTGGGGTGGGGTCGAGCCCAGCCGTTGCGTGCAGCTTGGCTATTACTGCATGCAACTGCGGCAGATGGAGGCAGAGCCGGCCGTGGCGTTTGCCTCGCGTGAGTCTGGTGACTCGGATATCCGCAGCGTTCGACGTTTCAATGCGTTAGAACTACCGGGCGACGTGGATGGCGCGCCGACCTGGAACAACCTGATCGCCGATCTCGCCGCGCTGTTGCAGCATTTCAAGCCTGAGGTCGTTGTGCTTCCACACCCCGAGCTCGATCCGCATCCTGACCATAATCAGACGGGCCGCGCGTTGCGCCAGGCCATCGGGCAATCTGGCTGGCAGCCCGAGGTGCAACTGCTGTACGCCAACCACCTGGCCGACAATGACCGCTGGCCCATGGGCCCCGCGGGCAATGGTGTGGCATTACCGCCGTGCATCGAGTCCTTGCCGGCCGACAAGCTGTGGTGCCTGCACCTCGACGACCATGTCTTGCTCGACAAGAGCCAGGCGCTGGCGATGCAGCACGATCTGCAAACGCCGCTACCCTTCAAGAAGCGTATGCGGCGTTTCATTCAATGGTGCCTGGCAGCACGTCGCTGGCCGCAAGCCGGTGAAGACGAGTTTTTCCGCAAGGCCGTGCGGCGCCATGAGCTGTTCTGGGTGCGCCCGTTCGATCGCTGAGCGCTGCCAGAGTGCCTGCCGGCGGTGTGCAATAGCTGATGTGCTATTCTCCGCGACGATTTTGCAATTCCGGAGTTTCCGCATGAAGTTATCCATGCCCCGTTTCGATCAGGCGCCCGTTTTGGTGGTGGGCGATGTCATGCTCGATCGGTATTGGCACGGCGCTACCTCGCGTATATCGCCCGAGGCTCCGGTGCCGGTGGTCAAGGTCGAGCAGATCGAGGATCGCCCTGGTGGCGCGGCCAATGTCGCGCTGAATATCGCGGCGCTGGGCGCGCCTGCGGTGCTGGTGGGCGTTACCGGTGAAGACGAGGCTGCACAGAGTTTGCAGCAGAGTCTGGAAGCCATCGGCGTGAAGACCTATTTCCAGCGCATCGAAGACCAGCCGACCATCGTCAAGCTGCGGGTCATGAGTCGTCACCAGCAGTTGCTGCGCATGGATTTCGAAGAGCCGTTCCACACCGATGCCGAGGCCCTGGCACGGCAGGTCGAGCAGTTGCTCGATCAGGTCAAGGTGCTGGTGCTGTCCGATTACGGCAAAGGGGCCCTGCAGAACCATCAGGTGCTGATCAAGGCGGCCCGGGCCCGCGGTATTCCGGTGCTGGCCGACCCGAAGGGCAAGGATTTCTCCATCTACCGTGGCGCCAGCCTGATCACCCCGAACCTCAGTGAGTTCGAGCTGATCGTCGGCCGTTGCGAGGACGAAGCCGAGCTGGTCAGCCGCGGTGCCCGCCTGATGCGCGAGCTCGACCTGGGCGCGTTGCTGGTCACCCGTGGCGAGCATGGCATGACGCTGCTGCGGCCGGATCACGCGCCGCTGCACCTGCCGGCGCGTGCGCGCGAGGTATTCGACGTGACCGGCGCGGGGGATACGGTGATCTCCACGCTGGCCGCCTCCATCGCCGCGGGCGAGGATCTGCCCCAGGCCGTGGCCTTGGCCAACCTGGCGGCCGGGATCGTGGTGGGCAAGCTGGGCACGGCAGCCATCAGCACGCCGGAGCTGCGCCGTGCCGTGCAGCGCGAAGAGGGCTCGGAGCGCGGGGTGCTGAGCCTGGAGCAATTGCTGCTGGCCACCGAGGATGCCCGTGCCCATGGCGAGAAGATCGTCTTCACCAATGGCTGCTTCGACATCCTGCATGCCGGCCACGTGACCTACCTCGAGCAGGCGCGTGCCCAGGGCGACCGCTTGATCGTGGCGATCAATGACGACGCTTCGGTGAGCCGCCTCAAGGGCCCGGGCCGGCCGATCAATGCCGTGGACCGCCGCATGGCGGTTCTGGCCGGTCTCGGCGCCGTGGATTGGGTGGTGAGCTTCAGCGAGGACACCCCCGAGCGGCTGCTCAAGCAGGTGCAGCCCGATGTGCTGGTCAAGGGCGGTGATTACGGCATCGACCAGGTGGTCGGCGCCGACATCGTGCTGGCCTACGGCGGCGAGGTGCGGGTGCTGGGGCTGGTCGAGAACAGCTCGACCACGGCCATCGTCGAGAAGATTCGCAGTCGCTGATGGCGTAAACAGAGCCCCGCCACCTGGCGGGGTTGTGCTTTTAGGCGTGGGCCGCGATCAGACCGCAGTCGCCGTATCCAGGCGAACCTGCGGCGCGGGTGCCGGGGCGCTGCTGAACACGGTACCCTCGGGTTTTTCGGCTTTCGGGGTCAGGTTCTGCAGCGCCAGCCAGTCCTTCCAGCGAATGCGTTCATCGCGTACCAGCCAACCGTCCTGGGCGGCGAAGCTTTCTGCCAGCCACAGGCCGCGGGTGCTGGCCGATACCAGCTGGCCCTGGCGCAGGGTCAGCAGCTCGGCGCTGGGGCGGCCCCCGTCGAGCGGAATCAGGTAAAGGTCCGGGCGGCTGTGGTCCAGACGTGCGATCAGCTTGCCGTTCTCCAGGTATTCGTCGACATGCAGCAGGCTGGGCTGCTTGGCTTCCTTCGGCAAGTCCAGGCACAGATCGTAGACCAGCTGCAGCGAGGCGGTGGGCACATGCACGTAGGCTCGTGGACGCTCCAGCAAGGTCAGGTTGCCGCACTGCACCGGGCGCGCTGCGCCCGACAGCGGGCTGAGTCGAAAATGGATGTTTTCCCGGTACCTGAGCGCACCCTCGTAGGGCGCCGGTAGCCAGGTGTCGCCGAAGCGGCCGTACAGCCAGCCCTCGCTGGTTTCCAGCAGGCACTCTTCGGCCACTTCCTGGATGGCGGTCAACAGCGGCAGGTTGAGTTCGTGAGCCGGCACGTAGCCGGAGATCAGCTTGAGCACCACGTCGCCGCGGTCGTGGCGACGCTGGCGCACCAGCAGCCAGTACTCGCGGCCTTGCCAGTTCAGGGTCAGGCGTACCGAGACGCCCAGGTTGGCCAGCTCCACGGCGAAGCGCTGGCTGTCGGGAAGTTCGACGGGCTTGCGGCGTTCGAGCATCTCGCTGAAGTTCAGCGGGCGGCCCAGGCTCTGGTAGGCGATGCCGTCAGGCGTTGCCTCGACATAAAGCGGCAGGGTCTTGAAGGTGGCGGGGTCCTTGCGGGAAATGATGCGCGGCATGTCGGCTCCTTCTTGCGTCGGGGTCGGCCGCCTGGGCGGCGTTAACGGCGTGCGCGGCACGCCTGTACATCACTCTGCTGATCCTGTGCTACCAGGTTTAGTGCCGGCAATAACCTCGGCCGCCACGGCCACGTTGTGCGCCAGGTGCAGCGGGTTGATGGTGCCGACGATGGCGCTGCCCACGCCGGGATGCGCGAAGATCAGCTCGAAGCTGGCCCGTACCGGGTCGACACCGCTGTCCAGGCAGACGTGGCCGCTGGCCAGGGCCTTCTTGATCAGCACGCCTTTGCCGTGGCTGGCAGCATAGTCCAATACCGGACGTTCCTGCTGCTCGCCCAGGTTGTAGGTGACCATGGCGCAGTCGCCGCGCTCGAGGGCCAGCAGGCCGCCTTCGAGCGTCTTGCCGGAGAAGCCGAAGCCGCGGATCAGCCCGGCCTGCTTGAGCTCGGCCAGGGTGTCGTAGACGCCTTCGTCGCGCAGAATCGCCAGGTCGTCACCGTTGGAATGCACCAGCACCAGATCGATATAGTCCGTTTCCAGACGTTTCAGACTGCGTTCCACCGAGCGCCGGGTGTGCGCAGCGGAAAAGTCGAAATGCGACAGGCCGTTGTCGAACTCCTCGCCGACCTTGCTGACGATTACCCAGTCGTGACGCTGGCCGCGCAGCAGCGGGCCGAGGCGCTGTTCGCTGCTGCCGTAAGCGGGTGCGGTGTCGAGCAGGTTGATGCCCAGCTCCCGCGCCAGGCCGAGCAGCTGCAGGGCCTGCTGGTCATCGGGAATGGTAAAGCCGCTGGGGTATTTGACGCCCTGGTCGCGACCCAGCTTGACCGTGCCCAGGCCCAGAGGCGAGACGCTCAGGCCCGTGGAGCCTAGCGGGCGATGCAGCTGGTGCAGATCACGCATCAGAACGCCGCCTCCCACGCGGTACGGCCGATGACCGGGCGTGGCAGTTCGGGCACGGCCGCGTGAGTCGCCGGACGAATGCCGTCGCGTTCGAGATGGCTCAGCACGCGATCGGCGAAGTCCGGCGCCAGGGCCAGCTTGGTCGGCCAGCCGACCAGCAGGGCGCCCTGGTCACTGAGAAAGGCATTGTCGGGGCGCACCAGGCCACTTTGCGCGGGCTCCGCACGCTCGACGCGCAAGGTCGCCCACCGGGCTGTAGACAAGTCGATCCAGGGCAGCAGCTGGGTGAGCTCCTTGCGCGCCGCCTCGATCTGCGCCGCTTCGTCGCGGGCCACGCCATCGGCTTCGGCCAGGTCGCCGCCCAGGTACCAGACCCATTCACCGTCGGCGCTCGGGTGGCTGGTCACGGTGATGCGCGGCTTGGGGCCGCCACCCAGGCAGTGGGCGTACAGCGGTTTCAGGCTCGGGCCCTTGACCATCACCATATGCAGCGGGCGCAGCTGCTGGTTGGGTTGGGCGACCTCGAGGCTGGCCAGCAGGTCGGCGTTGCCGCGGCCGGCGCTGAGCACGATGCGCTGGGCGCGGATCTCGCGACCGTCGACGCGCAGGCCGACCAGTTGGCCGTTTTCGTGCAGCGCCTGGATGTCATCGGCGGCCAGCAGGTTGTCGCCAGCGAGTTCGGCCAGACGCGCGATCAGGCTGGGTACGTCCACTACCAGTTCGGCCAGGCGGTACACCTTGCCCCTGAATTTCGGGTGCTGCAGCGCCGGCGGCAGTTGCTCGCCCTTGACCTGATCGACGCGGCCGCGCACCGCCTTGCTGGCGAAGAAGCTGGTCAGGTTGCCGGCCAGGGTGCCCGGCGACCACAGGTAATGGGCATCGGAGAGCAAGCGCACACCGGACAAATCTAGTTCGCCGTTGCCATCCAGCGCCTCGCGCCAGCGCCGCGGCATGTCGGCGATGGCTTCCGAGGCGCCGCTCAGGGCGCCATGCAGCGCATATTTGGCGCCGCCGTGGATGATGCCCTGGGATTTGACGCTCTGACCGCCGCCCAGGCTTTCGCGCTCCACCAGCAGCGTGGCGTAGCCCTTGGCGCGCAGGCGCGCATTCAGCCACAGGCCGGCAACACCGCCGCCGACGATCAGGACGTCTGTGCTCAGAGTTTGGGACATGCAGGCGCCTCGCAGAAAAACAGGTGCGCAGTATAACGCTCAGTGACCGGTGACGCGGGAGAACAGCTGGATCACCACCACGCCGCTGACGATCAGGCCCATGCCCAGCACGGCCGGCAGGTCGGGCTTCTGGTCGTAGACGAACATCGCCGCGATGCTGACCAGCACGATGCCCAGTCCCGCCCAGATGGCGTAGGCGATGCCCACGGGAATGGTGCGAACCACCAGGATCAGCATCCAGAACGCGATGCTGTAGCCGGCAATCACCAGCAACAGCGGCAGGGGTTTGTTGAGCCCGTCGACAGCCTTCATGGAGGTGGTGGCGACGACTTCGGCGGCAATCGCCAACGCGAGATAGAGATAACCATTCATCGGCAGCACTCCTCTAAACAGGCTTTCAATTTTACCGGCCCTGGCCGTTAGGTAAATTGATTACCTATCTGTATGGGAGATAGGTAGTGCGCTGGAATCTTGAGCAGTTGGAAGTCTTCGTGGCGGTGGCCGAGGGCCATTCTTTTTCTGCCGTGGCGCGGCGGCTCGGGCGCGTGCAGTCGGCGGTCAGCACTGCAGTGGCAACGCTGGAAGATGACCTCGGCGTGCGTCTTTTCGAGCGCAGCAGCGGTCGCCAGCCACGGTTGACGGACGCCGGTCTGGCGCTACTGGAAGAGGCCCGCGAGCTGCTGCGCCAGTGCGAGCGGCTGGAGGGACGGGCGCTTGGCCTGGCCCAGGGCGAAGAAGCCTGCCTGCGGCTCGCCCAGGACGAAGCCCTGCCGCTGCCCCCCGTGCTCGACAGCCTCGAGGCGCTGGCGCGGGCCTTTCCAGGTGTGGAAGTGCAGATGACCAGCGGCGGGCAGGGCGTGGTGGCGCGCCAGCTTATCGAACGGCGGGCCGACCTTGGCCTGTTGTTCCACCACGAAGGCATGCCGGCGGAGCTCGAGCGCCGGCGCCTGGGCATGGTGGAAATGGTCATGGTCTGTGGCGCCGGCCATCCATTGGCCCAGGCCGGCCCGGTCGGGCGCCGTGAGCTGGCGCGCCATCGGCAACTGCTGATCACCCTGCAGGACACCCAGTACCCGGGCAACGAACGGATCAGCCCGGCGGCCTGGCATGCGGACAGCTTCTATTCGATGGCCGAGCTGCTGATGCGCAACCTGGGCTGGGCCTGCCTGCCGCGGCATGTGGCCCAGTACCCGACCTACCAGGGCCATCTGGTGGAGCTGCGCAGCGACTGGATCGCGCCGCCGCTGCCGCTGGAACTGGTGTTTCGCCGCGATGAAGCGCTGGGGCCTGCCGCCCAATGGTTGGCCGGCTCGCTGGCCGAGCGCTTGCAGGTGCTCAAGGCGTGAGGGCGTGGCGCGACTTGTGCTGCCCCGCCCGCATCCCTAAGCTTCGCCGCCATGAACCGACATCTCTATAGCCTGCTGTTTCACCTTTGCCTGCCGCTGATCGGCCTGCGCCTGGCCTGGCGTGCCTGGCGGGCGCCGGCCTATACCCAGCGCGTTGGCGAGCGCTTCGCCTTGTTGCCGCCTCTGCGCCCCGGCGGCATCTGGGTGCATGCCGTGTCGGTGGGTGAAAGCATCGCCGCTGCACCGCTGGTGCGCGAGCTGCTGGCGCGCTATCCGGATTTGCCGATCACCCTGACCTGCATGACGCCCACCGGCTCCGAACGCATCCGCGCGCTGTTTCCCGAGGTGCAGTTCGCCGGGCGGGTGCAGCATTGCTACCTGCCCTATGACCTGCCCTGGGCCGCGGCGCGCTTCCTCAAGCAGGTGCGGCCGAAGCTGGCGGTGATCATGGAGACCGAGCTGTGGCCCAACTACATCCACCAGTGCGCCCGTCGCGGCATTCCGGTGGCGTTGGCCAATGGGCGCTTGTCCGCGCGCTCGGCCAGAGGTTATGGGCGTTTCGCCAAGCTCACCGCGCCGATGCTCGCTGAATTGAACCTGCTCGCGGTGCAGACGCAGGTCGAAGCCGAGCGCTTTATCGGCCTTGGTGCGCGCCCCGAAGCCGTTGAAGTGACCGGTTCGATCAAGTTCGACCAGCAGGTGGATGCCGAGGTGTCGGCTCGCGCCTCTGCGCTGCGTGAGCAGTGGCAGGCGCGCCAACGGCCGGTGTGGATTGCTGCCAGCACCCGCGAGGGCGAGGATGCGCTGGTGATCCAGGCGCACCGGCGATTGCTCGCCAGCCAGCCGGATGCCTTGCTGATTCTGGTGCCGCGCCACCTGGAGCGTTTCGACACGGCCGCGGTGCAGTTACGTGAAGCGGGCCTGGGTTACGTGCGGCGCTCCTCGGGCGAGGCGGTTGGCCCCGACGTGCGGGTGCTGCTTGGCGACAGCATGGGCGAGCTGATGTTTCTCTACGCCCTGGCTGATATCGCCTTCGTCGGCGGCAGCCTGGTCGAGACCGGTGGCCACAACCCACTGGAGCCTGTCGCGCTGGGCCTGCCGGTGCTCATGGGGCCGCACCGTTTCAATTTCCTGGAGATCACCGCGCAGTTGCTCGAGCACGGCGCGCTTTGCGAGGTGACGGATGCCCAGGCGCTGGGCGATCAGGTGGCGGTGCTGCTGAGCGAGCCGGCGCGGGCGGCCGCCATGCGCGATGCCGGGCTGGCGGTGCTCAAGGCCAACCAGGGGGCGCTGAAGCGCCTGCTGGATGGGTTGGCAAGGTTGGTCGCTTAAGCCTACTCGTCTAATTCACAAGCCTGCAGCTAAGCGGTGTATGTGGTGATTGGTTTGCTGCTGTGGGAGCGGGCCATGCCAGCGAATTCGCGCATGGCGCGCTCCCACGATTGGCGACTTAACGAGTGCCTCTGTATTCCTCGTCCGCTTACTCACCCTGCAGCTTCGCTTCGCCAGCCTTGGCCAGGTCGGTGGGCAGGAAGTCGCGGTCCGGGTTGTAGTCCGGTTTCAGGTAGGCGCCCAGCGCCTCCAGATCGGCCGGGCTGAGGGTGCCGGCGGCCTGCTTCAGGCGCAGGTTGTTGAGGATG
Above is a genomic segment from Pseudomonas argentinensis containing:
- a CDS encoding PIG-L deacetylase family protein, yielding MEARKQQLVRRHRRNKRILMVVALPILVALDWFGSWGTAPVVLVLAWIAHEAWFSDHLFYSPRDDYRHAFAPESLSLSVLLDRGGQMSPHAGSWPESADTLVLAVHIRSSWLGRCLDPHVLIGEGEDLDRQDFERGVDGVRFLNLSGLLPLLRSGQLKLRGRFCKLGREVTLYCFSNPDYSRRRVMVLAPHADDAELAAFGLYSRSSEVSIVTLTQGEIEADFYRRLGLSDAAAARLKGRLRSWSSQTVPLWGGVEPSRCVQLGYYCMQLRQMEAEPAVAFASRESGDSDIRSVRRFNALELPGDVDGAPTWNNLIADLAALLQHFKPEVVVLPHPELDPHPDHNQTGRALRQAIGQSGWQPEVQLLYANHLADNDRWPMGPAGNGVALPPCIESLPADKLWCLHLDDHVLLDKSQALAMQHDLQTPLPFKKRMRRFIQWCLAARRWPQAGEDEFFRKAVRRHELFWVRPFDR
- a CDS encoding metal ABC transporter ATPase, with the protein product MPRIISRKDPATFKTLPLYVEATPDGIAYQSLGRPLNFSEMLERRKPVELPDSQRFAVELANLGVSVRLTLNWQGREYWLLVRQRRHDRGDVVLKLISGYVPAHELNLPLLTAIQEVAEECLLETSEGWLYGRFGDTWLPAPYEGALRYRENIHFRLSPLSGAARPVQCGNLTLLERPRAYVHVPTASLQLVYDLCLDLPKEAKQPSLLHVDEYLENGKLIARLDHSRPDLYLIPLDGGRPSAELLTLRQGQLVSASTRGLWLAESFAAQDGWLVRDERIRWKDWLALQNLTPKAEKPEGTVFSSAPAPAPQVRLDTATAV
- the hldE gene encoding bifunctional D-glycero-beta-D-manno-heptose-7-phosphate kinase/D-glycero-beta-D-manno-heptose 1-phosphate adenylyltransferase HldE, which produces MKLSMPRFDQAPVLVVGDVMLDRYWHGATSRISPEAPVPVVKVEQIEDRPGGAANVALNIAALGAPAVLVGVTGEDEAAQSLQQSLEAIGVKTYFQRIEDQPTIVKLRVMSRHQQLLRMDFEEPFHTDAEALARQVEQLLDQVKVLVLSDYGKGALQNHQVLIKAARARGIPVLADPKGKDFSIYRGASLITPNLSEFELIVGRCEDEAELVSRGARLMRELDLGALLVTRGEHGMTLLRPDHAPLHLPARAREVFDVTGAGDTVISTLAASIAAGEDLPQAVALANLAAGIVVGKLGTAAISTPELRRAVQREEGSERGVLSLEQLLLATEDARAHGEKIVFTNGCFDILHAGHVTYLEQARAQGDRLIVAINDDASVSRLKGPGRPINAVDRRMAVLAGLGAVDWVVSFSEDTPERLLKQVQPDVLVKGGDYGIDQVVGADIVLAYGGEVRVLGLVENSSTTAIVEKIRSR
- a CDS encoding O-antigen ligase family protein, with the protein product MSRERLGNRLAWLTVLGLACFLCGPWLLPSNSYYHRLIILLLWGPAFVHFLVLRKQYPPVPGTFVWLYLALSLWYWLVVALTLEGQDDLRELKLPFYIAFSLLGVMVCALHLKARFADFLLLCGLLGGLGAGWSWIDFYWVEGHRYGERVVSMGLWRVIIPAAQACGALVILTAMLGLTGKRKPWELCAVLLALSCYGLFLYFNQSRWVWLCLAMAFVGGSILSRHRALYVMALVSIALLVIVLLLKPSFLLNRGLSYRPELWSEGFNLLLSNWEHGLGFEEYWVKAATLNFSSRHPHNMFLDVGIRFGLPGLLLWAGLWLWAGWRAFRARHTAHGGALVTLWLYSGLVVLTDGTAPWVKPEPIWFVTWLPIALALASNLRASSAEQSPAP
- a CDS encoding GNAT family N-acetyltransferase — its product is MLSHLRSWRERGWVPIAVDDYAAAWARFGGSVITHPQVVQRLAGLAGIPVRYLGHFIDGELKAAIPTWGRHLALSRDVLKRQGRGDFFDLGNAEVILPVAPRTMAPVRQRMRYVTTLHEGGVSTLRKQREELALARQPEEYGKKFRYNQRRELRILEGAGGEILPVSGLSPDALAAIYTELFEKRWGFDVPGKQHLCEVFEALKDFLWGNYLQLDGKPVAVQVLYRVESPDWISIEYINGGVDPASRDFSPGSVLTFINTQSAWEDARLRGKPLRYSFGRADVEYKDRWCNRQPVFRV
- a CDS encoding lipopolysaccharide kinase InaA family protein, coding for MRIIPANELQQWLEQGAVLEQDGRGPKVLRQPDGRLLKIFRPRRRLWFARLRPAAQRFASNAERLGGCQIATPKISECLWLDRDHAISACLYSPLTGRSLDQLYREQRKEFDALLPALAQFIYRLHRRGIYFRSLHLGNILQLPEGGFGLIDFLDMRFKRGPLSSRLARRNLEHLRGYLRRNHIEDFPWQLLLQAYEQQLVADATR